TCTTGGAAGGGTGCATCCTTAAAATTATCCACGACGAAACCACTTACGGTTATGAAATTTCCGAAAAGCTTAAAGCTTACGGTTTTATAGAAATATGCGAAGGTACAATTTATCCGTTGTTACTTCGTTTAGAAAAAAATGGCTTACTGGTCTCGACCAAAATCAACTCTCCGGTGGGACCTAAGCGCAAATATTATAGTTTATCCGAAGAGGGTAAAAAGGAACTTGACGAGTTTTATCAGAACTGGCAGGAAATTAGTAAAAGTGTAAATAAACTTTTTGCAAATTATAAAGGGAGTGAGCAGTAAAATGGAAGATAAATTAAAAAAAATGATCAAAAATAATTATAATCTTAGCAAAAAATTACTACCAGAATATGACCGGGTTTATACCGATATCGTCTGCTACTTACGGGCAAGTTCCTTTGACGATTTAAAAGTGGAAGAGTGTATTGAAGACATTTTAGG
This is a stretch of genomic DNA from Carboxydothermus pertinax. It encodes these proteins:
- a CDS encoding PadR family transcriptional regulator translates to MNDKTQLLKGILEGCILKIIHDETTYGYEISEKLKAYGFIEICEGTIYPLLLRLEKNGLLVSTKINSPVGPKRKYYSLSEEGKKELDEFYQNWQEISKSVNKLFANYKGSEQ